GCCACGATAAGAACGAGAACAGTAACAATCACCTTTAGCGCCTCACCTAGCGCGAAAGTCCAGGCAAGCCGGCCCGTTACTTCATGCCCCGCCTGGTGACGCCAGGCAAAAATCATAAACAACACGTTTGGCAACCAGGCCGCCAGTCCACCAGCAAAGGCAGATACACCCCAGGTCAAATCCTTAAAAGAAAACAGCGTACCGATTACGACGAAGGTCACCAGCTGTAACAACAGCACGGTCCGGGCAAATTTCACTTTGTAAAGAGACACTGACATGATGTTGAAACTCTCCTGCCCGGCTTGGGGTATGCCACGTGTCGCATTAAATTGTCTTAGCTCATTTGAGTAAGCCAGCAAAAACCGTGCAAATTATACGGGGCGCACCTGTGA
This DNA window, taken from Erwinia tasmaniensis Et1/99, encodes the following:
- the atpI gene encoding F0F1 ATP synthase subunit I codes for the protein MSVSLYKVKFARTVLLLQLVTFVVIGTLFSFKDLTWGVSAFAGGLAAWLPNVLFMIFAWRHQAGHEVTGRLAWTFALGEALKVIVTVLVLIVALGVFKAVFTPLGLAWLSVLMVQIVAPAVINNKG